One window of the Pseudomonadota bacterium genome contains the following:
- a CDS encoding RluA family pseudouridine synthase, with translation MTKNQFHFVCKEEGKRLDVFLSEKLSLTRTKIKDIIEGGYVRIAGKTPKPSIKIKNLMEIDGEIPEEEPLTLTPQAIPLEILYEDKYFLAVNKPKDMVVHPSFGHKEGTLVNAVLAYLGQGEERNLESRISNLEFEDQEIIHQSAQNSICYNLQSKIPRPGIVHRLDKGTTGVIIVAKDSKTQEMLSALFKKRTVRKTYRAIVEGVMDCKEGAIEGNIGRHPIDRKKMAVLKEGGRDAATSFKVIKQLDGFAYVEAYPKTGRTHQIRVHLSHIGHPVAGDEMYGKKAKHIADRPLLHAYKIEFIHPVMGTPIIIEAPMPDDMIGFIEKCDL, from the coding sequence TTGACTAAAAATCAATTCCATTTCGTCTGTAAAGAAGAAGGCAAGAGGCTTGATGTATTCCTTTCTGAAAAGCTTTCCCTTACAAGAACAAAAATTAAAGATATTATAGAAGGCGGTTATGTCCGTATTGCCGGAAAAACACCAAAGCCTTCGATAAAGATAAAAAACCTCATGGAAATTGACGGTGAAATCCCCGAAGAAGAACCGTTAACCCTTACCCCACAGGCAATTCCTCTTGAAATTTTATACGAAGATAAATACTTTCTCGCAGTAAATAAGCCAAAGGATATGGTTGTACACCCTTCATTCGGGCATAAAGAAGGTACTTTAGTTAATGCTGTACTGGCATATCTTGGACAGGGAGAGGAGAGAAATCTCGAATCTCGAATCTCGAATCTCGAATTTGAAGATCAAGAAATAATACATCAAAGTGCTCAGAATTCAATATGTTACAATCTCCAATCAAAAATCCCCCGTCCAGGTATTGTCCATAGGCTTGACAAAGGAACGACGGGTGTAATTATTGTTGCAAAGGACTCAAAGACCCAGGAAATGCTCTCTGCACTTTTTAAAAAAAGAACTGTACGAAAAACATACAGGGCAATTGTTGAAGGTGTAATGGACTGCAAAGAAGGTGCAATAGAGGGAAATATCGGCAGGCATCCTATTGACAGGAAGAAAATGGCGGTGCTCAAGGAAGGCGGAAGAGATGCGGCTACGTCTTTTAAAGTAATAAAACAACTTGATGGTTTTGCATATGTTGAAGCATATCCGAAAACCGGCAGAACTCATCAGATACGGGTTCATCTCTCTCATATCGGCCATCCTGTTGCAGGGGATGAAATGTACGGAAAGAAGGCGAAGCATATTGCCGACAGGCCGCTTCTCCATGCATATAAAATAGAGTTCATACATCCTGTCATGGGTACACCTATTATTATTGAAGCACCGATGCCGGATGATATGATAGGGTTTATAGAGAAATGTGATTTGTAG
- the selA gene encoding L-seryl-tRNA(Sec) selenium transferase, whose translation MNSLLRSIPKVDEILKHDEWKRLVKIYPESVAKDALRFCLDDLRASIKEGKSNVIPSIDQIIEVTEKQVKISISPRLKRVINGTGVIIHTNLGRSLLPKSAIEAVINAASHYTNLEFDLRTGSRGDRYEHCTFILQKLTGAEGALVVNNNAGAVFLILNTFTEGKEVVISRGELIEIGGSFRIPDVMKKSGAILREVGSTNRTFIKDYEYAISESTGMLMKAHTSNYKIRGFVHEATGEELISLSKKHNLPAYYDAGSGMLFPLKTLGMHDEPCIIEELKKGWDIISFSGDKLLGAPQAGIILGEKSYIDALKANPITRMLRPDKFTLAALESTLLLYLDEVTAQHEIPTLKMIFEDKDVLKRRVQQLVRKMKGLSEKLSVALIDISSEVGGGSLPDVFIPSFGMAIKPLTMSVEKFEERLRNIDVPIIGRIEKDMFLLNMRTILKEDEPLLLEGIENVLRV comes from the coding sequence ATGAACAGTCTTTTAAGAAGCATACCTAAAGTTGACGAAATCCTTAAACATGATGAATGGAAAAGGCTTGTAAAAATATATCCGGAAAGCGTTGCGAAAGATGCGTTGCGTTTCTGCCTCGATGATCTGAGGGCTTCTATAAAAGAAGGAAAAAGTAATGTGATTCCCTCGATAGATCAAATAATTGAGGTTACTGAAAAACAGGTAAAAATTTCAATAAGTCCGAGGTTGAAAAGGGTTATAAACGGCACGGGTGTTATTATCCATACCAATCTCGGCAGGTCATTACTCCCGAAATCTGCCATAGAAGCTGTCATAAATGCGGCGTCTCATTACACAAACCTTGAATTCGATCTCCGGACAGGTTCCCGTGGTGACCGGTATGAACACTGTACATTTATCCTGCAAAAACTTACAGGCGCCGAAGGCGCCCTTGTTGTCAACAATAATGCAGGTGCGGTTTTTCTTATCCTTAATACATTTACAGAAGGGAAAGAGGTGGTTATTTCAAGAGGGGAACTTATTGAAATCGGCGGTTCCTTCAGGATACCTGATGTAATGAAGAAAAGCGGCGCCATCTTAAGAGAAGTAGGCTCGACAAACAGGACATTCATAAAAGATTACGAGTATGCAATAAGTGAGTCCACAGGTATGCTCATGAAAGCTCATACGAGTAATTACAAAATTAGAGGTTTTGTCCATGAGGCGACAGGTGAGGAATTAATATCGCTGAGCAAAAAACATAACCTGCCTGCATATTATGATGCAGGGAGCGGAATGCTCTTTCCACTCAAAACGTTGGGAATGCATGATGAACCGTGCATAATCGAGGAACTTAAAAAAGGCTGGGATATAATATCTTTCAGCGGAGATAAACTGCTCGGTGCTCCACAGGCAGGAATTATACTCGGAGAAAAGTCTTACATAGATGCACTGAAGGCAAACCCGATCACAAGAATGCTGCGGCCCGATAAATTCACTCTTGCCGCCCTTGAAAGCACGCTCTTGCTATACCTCGATGAAGTTACGGCGCAGCATGAGATACCTACACTTAAAATGATATTCGAAGATAAAGATGTTTTGAAAAGAAGGGTTCAACAACTTGTAAGGAAGATGAAAGGCTTGTCTGAAAAACTTTCTGTTGCATTAATAGATATATCCTCTGAAGTTGGGGGAGGAAGCCTTCCCGATGTATTTATACCCTCTTTTGGCATGGCAATAAAACCACTTACCATGAGTGTTGAAAAGTTTGAAGAAAGATTGAGAAACATTGACGTTCCCATTATCGGCAGAATCGAAAAGGACATGTTTCTTTTAAATATGAGAACAATTTTAAAAGAAGATGAACCACTTTTGCTTGAAGGCATTGAAAATGTCCTTCGGGTATAA
- the recQ gene encoding DNA helicase RecQ — protein MTEPVKPLFNKLSPKEVLRTCFGYDTFREHQEEAIQCLVSGEDAFVLMPTGSGKSICYQIPGMIRQGICIVISPLISLMQDQVDSILQLGVRAGFLNSTQNYHEASLIAGKMLSGELDLLYVAPERLVTESFMQLLGQVDIALFAIDEAHCVSQWGHDFRPEYLKLSILPEQFPRVPRIALTATADEITRKEIVEKLCLENARHFISSFDRPNVHYRVEAKQKEKPQLLEFLKDEHPGHSGIVYCMTRKKVEEIAKFLSDKGLTALPYHAGLDRETRLKNQRQFFRDDGLIMVATIAFGMGIDKPDIRFVAHLNLPKTLESYYQETGRAGRDGEAADAWMIYSLADVIVLRQMLEASEGDEQFKLIQRTKMEAMLGYCETTKCRRQVLLNYFGEERSETCGNCDVCEGRVETWDGTLVAQKALSCVYRTGQMFGTVYLIDVLLGKDSERIRHFGHDTVSTFGIGKELTETEWKSVFRQLVAAGMLKVDIGGKGGFKLSPTCRPVLRGEKTFELRRDPVPLKNKAKLAIEKGRIVIKKEKDSMLPEIYQNKLWEELRMLRLEIARSQSVPPYVIFHDKTMKELVAILPDSLEEMRNVSGIGQRKIEMYGEQFLKVIHEYKRHLEHS, from the coding sequence ATGACTGAACCAGTGAAACCATTATTCAACAAGTTATCACCGAAAGAAGTATTGCGCACCTGCTTCGGATACGATACGTTCCGTGAACATCAGGAAGAGGCTATACAATGTCTTGTATCCGGCGAAGACGCCTTTGTTCTTATGCCCACCGGGAGCGGGAAATCAATCTGCTATCAAATACCCGGCATGATACGCCAAGGAATATGCATCGTCATTTCGCCTCTCATCTCATTAATGCAGGACCAGGTAGACAGCATCCTTCAGCTTGGAGTCAGAGCAGGTTTTCTCAATTCCACACAAAATTATCATGAAGCATCATTGATTGCAGGGAAAATGCTTTCAGGTGAACTTGATCTCCTTTACGTTGCTCCGGAGAGGCTTGTTACTGAAAGCTTTATGCAGCTCCTCGGCCAGGTGGATATTGCACTCTTTGCCATAGACGAGGCTCATTGTGTTTCTCAATGGGGACACGATTTTAGACCGGAGTATCTCAAACTCAGCATCCTTCCCGAACAGTTTCCCCGTGTTCCGCGCATAGCCCTTACCGCTACGGCAGACGAGATTACCAGAAAAGAGATAGTCGAAAAGTTGTGTCTTGAAAATGCCCGACATTTCATATCGAGCTTTGACCGTCCTAATGTCCATTACAGAGTTGAAGCAAAGCAAAAAGAGAAGCCCCAACTTCTTGAATTCCTTAAAGACGAGCATCCCGGCCACTCGGGCATTGTTTATTGCATGACTAGAAAGAAAGTGGAGGAGATTGCTAAATTCCTTTCCGATAAAGGACTGACCGCTCTTCCCTACCATGCGGGCCTTGACCGGGAGACCCGGTTGAAAAACCAGCGGCAGTTTTTTCGGGATGACGGGTTAATCATGGTTGCAACCATAGCCTTCGGCATGGGCATTGATAAGCCTGATATCCGTTTTGTGGCCCACCTCAATTTGCCGAAAACTTTGGAGAGCTATTACCAGGAAACGGGTCGCGCGGGCCGGGACGGCGAAGCTGCCGATGCGTGGATGATCTACAGTCTGGCAGATGTAATTGTTCTCAGACAGATGCTCGAAGCCTCCGAGGGAGATGAACAGTTCAAACTGATTCAGCGGACCAAGATGGAGGCCATGTTGGGTTACTGTGAGACAACAAAATGCCGCAGACAGGTACTATTGAATTATTTCGGGGAAGAGCGTTCCGAAACGTGCGGGAACTGCGACGTATGCGAAGGAAGGGTCGAAACATGGGACGGAACGCTGGTTGCCCAGAAAGCGTTGTCCTGCGTCTACAGGACGGGACAGATGTTCGGAACTGTTTACCTTATCGATGTACTGCTCGGCAAGGACAGTGAGAGGATTCGCCATTTCGGCCATGACACGGTCTCCACATTCGGCATAGGCAAAGAACTCACTGAAACCGAATGGAAATCCGTCTTCCGTCAACTCGTTGCTGCCGGAATGCTGAAAGTTGATATCGGTGGAAAAGGCGGTTTCAAATTATCTCCTACGTGCAGGCCGGTGCTGAGAGGCGAAAAGACATTCGAATTACGCAGAGACCCGGTTCCCTTAAAGAACAAAGCAAAATTAGCCATAGAAAAAGGCAGGATAGTCATTAAGAAAGAAAAGGATTCCATGCTCCCGGAAATATATCAGAACAAACTTTGGGAAGAACTTCGCATGTTGCGCCTGGAAATAGCCAGATCACAATCTGTCCCGCCCTACGTCATATTCCACGATAAAACCATGAAAGAACTTGTGGCAATCCTCCCTGATTCATTGGAAGAAATGAGAAACGTATCCGGAATAGGCCAGCGCAAGATTGAGATGTATGGAGAACAGTTCCTGAAGGTTATTCATGAGTACAAGAGACATTTGGAACATTCTTAA
- a CDS encoding acetate--CoA ligase family protein produces the protein MLDALFRPNSVAVVGASGKELNLGNRIIKNLLDFGFKGQIYPINPKLDEIWGVKAYKSILDVPTEVDVVHMAIAAPAVPQAIDDCGSKGVKFVILNSGGFTEIGPVGAAIEEDCIERARKNGIRIFGPNCQGIINTDPEARAYCNFTFTKPDVGAISIVALSGGVAELIHQTFAEMGVGTRMYASNGNACDVSIPEIIRYYGNDVGTRVIVLYFEGLREPKAFLEVAQEVAAKKPILAMKAGRTEEGAKAAASHTGGLAKRDVTTDLIFEKTGILSFRDETELCEAAFVFATQPVPKGGRVGLLTNTGGPAVIATDVLAGGGLTIPALSDKTLAFLKERLLPESSIRNPIDVLATANGGHFRAALDALMDDSGIDSVYINFVTPFFVDNESIAREIVEVNKMQKKPIVCNLMTDKKQWKETVRILKDGGIPCYSSPGGAARALIALTKYGQISKREKDAVKLFDDVKRSKAEEILKRAKYSGRKVLPASDVYEILGVYGIPVADWRMADNAMEAEKAAIEIGFPVVVKADSESIIRKSDEGGVAVNLENANAVSTVVEQMRKKFKAEDLKFFVQKYIPGGKEFIIGAKAEDGIGHLVMFGIGGIYVEIFKDVAFKLSPVTTAGAKEMLSSLNAAPLLKGVRGEKGVDEKKIIEIIQRISQMVSELPAIQEIDLNPLMAFEDRVFAVDARMVL, from the coding sequence ATGTTAGATGCATTGTTCAGACCAAATTCAGTAGCTGTTGTAGGTGCTTCGGGAAAGGAACTTAACCTAGGCAACAGAATCATTAAAAATCTTTTGGATTTTGGTTTTAAAGGGCAAATTTATCCGATAAATCCGAAATTAGATGAAATCTGGGGTGTTAAGGCATACAAATCAATTCTTGATGTTCCGACTGAGGTTGATGTTGTACATATGGCAATAGCAGCTCCGGCTGTACCGCAGGCCATTGATGATTGCGGCAGCAAAGGTGTAAAATTTGTCATACTAAACAGTGGAGGTTTTACAGAGATCGGCCCTGTAGGGGCGGCCATTGAGGAAGACTGTATTGAAAGGGCGAGAAAAAACGGAATAAGGATATTCGGACCTAACTGCCAGGGGATAATCAATACAGACCCTGAAGCAAGAGCCTACTGTAACTTTACATTTACAAAACCGGATGTAGGAGCAATCTCGATTGTGGCTTTAAGCGGAGGTGTTGCGGAGCTGATTCACCAGACTTTTGCCGAAATGGGTGTAGGAACAAGAATGTACGCATCCAACGGAAATGCCTGTGATGTTTCTATCCCTGAGATCATCAGATACTATGGTAATGATGTTGGAACACGGGTAATTGTGCTTTACTTTGAGGGCCTCCGTGAACCGAAGGCGTTTTTAGAAGTTGCACAGGAGGTTGCGGCAAAGAAACCTATCCTTGCCATGAAAGCTGGGCGTACGGAAGAAGGTGCAAAAGCGGCTGCTTCTCATACCGGCGGTCTTGCAAAGCGTGATGTCACAACGGATCTCATTTTTGAAAAAACAGGAATTCTTAGTTTTCGTGATGAAACAGAGCTCTGCGAAGCGGCCTTTGTATTTGCAACACAGCCTGTACCAAAAGGTGGACGGGTAGGGCTTCTTACAAATACAGGCGGACCTGCAGTAATTGCTACAGATGTCCTTGCAGGCGGCGGCCTCACAATACCGGCGCTTTCTGATAAAACCTTAGCATTCCTGAAAGAAAGGTTGTTACCGGAATCGTCAATCCGTAATCCGATTGATGTTCTTGCCACTGCCAATGGAGGGCATTTCAGGGCTGCGTTGGATGCGCTTATGGATGACAGCGGGATAGATAGTGTATATATAAATTTTGTCACACCTTTCTTTGTTGATAACGAAAGCATTGCAAGAGAAATTGTTGAGGTCAACAAGATGCAAAAGAAACCTATTGTTTGCAACCTCATGACAGACAAGAAACAGTGGAAGGAAACCGTCAGGATTTTGAAAGATGGAGGTATTCCATGCTACAGTTCTCCAGGAGGCGCTGCCAGAGCGCTTATTGCATTAACAAAGTATGGTCAGATTTCTAAACGGGAAAAAGATGCAGTAAAATTATTTGATGATGTAAAACGTTCTAAAGCAGAGGAAATACTGAAAAGAGCAAAATATTCGGGACGCAAAGTGCTGCCGGCATCGGATGTTTACGAGATTCTCGGTGTATACGGCATACCTGTTGCCGACTGGAGAATGGCTGATAACGCTATGGAGGCGGAAAAAGCAGCTATTGAAATCGGATTTCCGGTTGTGGTTAAAGCTGATTCGGAGTCCATCATCAGAAAAAGCGATGAAGGCGGCGTAGCCGTGAACCTGGAAAATGCCAATGCTGTTTCAACGGTAGTAGAACAAATGCGAAAGAAGTTTAAAGCCGAAGATTTGAAATTTTTTGTACAGAAATATATTCCTGGTGGCAAGGAGTTCATTATAGGGGCAAAGGCAGAGGACGGCATCGGACATCTGGTTATGTTCGGTATCGGCGGCATTTATGTTGAGATATTCAAAGATGTGGCCTTTAAATTATCTCCTGTCACAACTGCAGGAGCCAAAGAGATGCTTTCCTCGCTCAACGCAGCCCCGCTGCTCAAAGGTGTAAGAGGAGAAAAAGGAGTGGATGAGAAAAAAATTATTGAGATTATTCAGCGCATATCTCAGATGGTCAGCGAATTGCCTGCTATTCAGGAAATAGATCTCAATCCTTTAATGGCATTTGAGGATCGTGTTTTTGCTGTAGATGCAAGAATGGTTTTGTAG